From one Acidibrevibacterium fodinaquatile genomic stretch:
- a CDS encoding bifunctional heptose 7-phosphate kinase/heptose 1-phosphate adenyltransferase — protein MDEPAPRAATAPADDARLTPAEMVQRLSRANVLVVGDAMLDRYIHGHVERLSPEAPVPVLTIAREVALPGGAANVVRNLTALGAACAFVSVVGDDQTGSDLTGLIGGQPGIEPWLLVQGGRTTTRKTRFLADGQHLLRADREQTDPIEARLGERLLRIARDAMAATSLMVLSDYGKGVLSGDLATALVRIAGELGRKVVVDPASGDCARFAGADVILPTAGELALATGMPTARDDEVDAAAAVLMARYRFGAVMVLRGAAGISVFGAGPALHMALPRDQKLDLFGVTDAALATLAAGLAVAMPLSCAARLAGAAAGIVATRPGTVVARPADLQAVLSEG, from the coding sequence ATGGATGAACCCGCCCCGAGAGCGGCGACAGCGCCCGCTGACGATGCCCGCCTGACCCCGGCGGAGATGGTGCAGCGTCTGTCGCGCGCCAATGTGCTGGTGGTCGGGGATGCCATGCTCGATCGCTATATCCATGGCCATGTCGAGCGCCTGAGCCCGGAGGCGCCGGTGCCGGTGCTGACCATCGCGCGCGAGGTGGCGCTGCCTGGAGGCGCGGCCAATGTCGTGCGCAATCTCACCGCACTCGGGGCTGCCTGCGCCTTTGTCTCGGTGGTCGGCGATGACCAGACCGGCTCTGATCTCACCGGGCTGATTGGCGGCCAGCCGGGGATCGAACCCTGGCTGCTGGTGCAAGGCGGGCGGACGACGACCCGCAAAACGCGGTTTCTCGCCGATGGCCAGCATCTCCTCCGCGCCGATCGCGAGCAAACCGATCCGATCGAGGCGCGGCTGGGCGAGAGGCTGCTCCGCATCGCGCGCGATGCCATGGCGGCAACCTCGCTCATGGTGCTGTCCGATTACGGCAAGGGGGTGTTGAGCGGCGATTTGGCGACGGCGCTGGTGCGGATCGCGGGTGAGCTGGGCCGCAAGGTCGTGGTCGATCCCGCGAGCGGCGATTGCGCCCGCTTTGCCGGCGCCGATGTGATTTTACCGACGGCGGGAGAGCTGGCGCTGGCGACCGGCATGCCCACCGCGCGTGATGACGAAGTCGACGCGGCGGCCGCGGTTTTGATGGCGCGGTATCGTTTCGGCGCGGTGATGGTGCTGCGCGGCGCGGCGGGGATCAGCGTGTTTGGCGCCGGGCCGGCGCTGCACATGGCGTTGCCGCGTGACCAGAAATTGGATCTGTTTGGTGTCACTGACGCGGCGCTGGCGACATTGGCGGCTGGCCTTGCCGTTGCGATGCCGCTTTCCTGCGCCGCGCGGCTCGCCGGTGCCGCCGCCGGCATCGTTGCGACACGCCCTGGGACTGTCGTTGCGCGCCCGGCCGATTTGCAGGCGGTCTTGAGCGAGGGCTGA
- a CDS encoding c-type cytochrome, whose protein sequence is MTQTPDANTRYSGWKRGLTLGLGAFAFSLVVATGMMAKAQVPDEEDENNKPAMIAHGHEVFNHICAACHSDKKGVNRTGPSLFGVVGRKAGTEPGFAYSEAMKNFGKVWTTDELTHYLWDPQAWIPGVAMHFAGLKRKWNRHAVIAYLETLHD, encoded by the coding sequence TTGACCCAAACCCCTGACGCGAACACCCGGTATAGCGGCTGGAAACGCGGCCTTACGCTCGGGCTCGGCGCCTTTGCCTTCAGCCTCGTGGTCGCCACCGGCATGATGGCAAAAGCACAAGTCCCCGACGAGGAAGACGAAAACAACAAGCCGGCAATGATCGCCCACGGGCACGAGGTGTTCAATCACATCTGCGCGGCTTGCCATTCCGACAAGAAGGGCGTCAACCGCACCGGGCCGAGTCTCTTCGGCGTCGTTGGCCGCAAGGCGGGGACCGAACCCGGCTTTGCCTATTCCGAGGCGATGAAGAATTTCGGCAAGGTGTGGACCACCGACGAATTGACGCATTATCTCTGGGATCCGCAGGCCTGGATCCCAGGCGTTGCGATGCATTTCGCCGGCCTCAAGCGCAAATGGAACCGCCACGCCGTCATCGCCTATCTCGAAACCCTGCACGACTAA
- a CDS encoding cytochrome C translates to MRGLFSRHSPGKWPAKWLWGLVAALTVLFSVDRAEAVPAFARQTDQPCTSCHIGAFGPQLTPFGIAFKMGGYTLTAGDTPYPYIPISAMAFASFNNTADPVEGGSPANDYRANNNFNLDQISLFLAGRLSDYAGGMIQITAAQDGSSVALDDSDLRLTHEFSISSQDVRIGLDLNDGPTVQDPYNTLYHYAYPYASSAVSPGPVTAPFAIQALGGANTIGLTNYWWINQTWYIEGGAYKSLSPTWFSALGEGSVPSLGEVEGGAPYLRVAYQKQWGNNFLEVGGVAFYAPMAANVIAMPGTNTYLDYGLDANYQYSNGNHLFAIDTNILQQQAQLDAMHNAGLADKSYNEMENFRIAADYYYKNTYGFTMAYNGIWGTSDKTLYAPASVVGSANGSPNTQSLIWEADWVPFGKSADTVWDFEKNLKVGLQYTDYLEFNGGTNNFDGFGHNASGMNTLYLYVWMAF, encoded by the coding sequence ATGAGAGGTTTGTTTTCCCGCCATTCTCCAGGGAAATGGCCGGCGAAATGGCTTTGGGGGTTGGTGGCGGCGCTCACGGTACTATTTTCGGTCGACCGCGCCGAAGCGGTGCCGGCCTTTGCCCGCCAGACCGATCAGCCCTGCACCTCCTGCCATATCGGTGCGTTCGGGCCGCAGCTCACGCCGTTTGGAATCGCTTTCAAGATGGGCGGCTACACGCTGACCGCCGGCGATACCCCTTATCCCTATATCCCGATTTCGGCGATGGCCTTCGCGTCGTTCAACAACACCGCCGACCCCGTGGAAGGCGGCTCACCGGCCAATGATTATCGGGCCAACAACAATTTCAACCTCGATCAGATATCGCTGTTTCTCGCCGGGCGGCTCTCCGATTATGCCGGCGGCATGATCCAAATCACCGCCGCGCAGGATGGGAGTTCGGTCGCGCTCGACGACAGCGACCTTCGTCTGACCCATGAATTCTCGATCTCAAGCCAGGATGTCCGCATCGGTCTCGACCTGAACGACGGGCCGACGGTGCAGGATCCCTACAACACGCTTTATCATTACGCTTATCCTTACGCGAGTTCGGCGGTTTCGCCCGGCCCGGTCACGGCGCCGTTCGCGATCCAGGCTTTGGGCGGCGCCAACACGATCGGCCTCACCAATTACTGGTGGATCAACCAGACCTGGTACATCGAGGGCGGCGCCTATAAATCGCTGAGCCCGACCTGGTTCTCGGCGCTTGGTGAAGGTTCGGTCCCCTCGCTTGGCGAGGTCGAAGGAGGAGCACCGTATCTCCGCGTCGCCTACCAAAAGCAGTGGGGTAATAACTTCCTCGAAGTCGGTGGCGTTGCCTTCTATGCGCCGATGGCCGCGAACGTCATCGCGATGCCGGGGACCAACACCTACTTGGACTATGGTCTCGATGCGAACTATCAGTACAGCAACGGCAATCATCTTTTTGCGATAGATACGAATATATTGCAGCAGCAGGCACAGCTCGATGCCATGCACAACGCTGGCCTCGCCGACAAATCCTATAACGAGATGGAAAACTTCCGGATAGCAGCAGATTATTACTACAAAAACACCTACGGCTTCACGATGGCTTATAACGGCATCTGGGGCACCTCCGACAAGACTTTGTATGCGCCGGCGTCGGTGGTCGGCAGCGCCAACGGCAGCCCCAACACGCAGTCGCTCATCTGGGAGGCGGATTGGGTGCCGTTCGGCAAATCGGCTGATACCGTCTGGGATTTCGAGAAGAACCTCAAGGTCGGCCTGCAATACACCGACTATCTCGAATTCAACGGCGGCACCAACAATTTCGACGGCTTTGGCCACAATGCCAGCGGCATGAACACGCTTTATCTCTATGTCTGGATGGCTTTCTAG
- the arsH gene encoding arsenical resistance protein ArsH: MADETPDEDATLPALVADLLAPPDQPRLEPAVRATHPPRILLLYGSLRERSYSRLLTLEAARILRHLGAEARVFDPHGLPLADSVPADHPQVAAFRALSLWSEGQVWCSPERHGAITAVLKNQIDWLPLSLGALRPTQGRTLAVMQVSGGSQSFNAVNTLRLLGRWMRMVTIPNQSSVAKAYEQFDEAGRMLPSPYYDRLVDVMEELVRFTWLLRDRADYLTDRYSERKEAFCLPSRL; this comes from the coding sequence GTGGCTGACGAGACGCCGGACGAGGACGCAACCCTCCCCGCGCTTGTTGCCGATCTCCTCGCCCCGCCCGATCAGCCGCGGCTGGAGCCGGCGGTCCGCGCGACCCATCCGCCGCGCATCCTGCTGCTCTACGGCTCCTTGCGCGAGCGCTCCTACAGCCGGCTTCTGACACTGGAGGCGGCGCGCATCCTGCGTCATCTCGGCGCCGAGGCGCGCGTCTTTGACCCTCATGGCTTGCCGCTGGCCGATAGCGTGCCCGCCGATCATCCGCAGGTCGCGGCGTTTCGGGCGCTCTCACTCTGGTCGGAGGGACAGGTCTGGTGCAGCCCAGAGCGGCATGGCGCGATCACCGCGGTCTTGAAGAACCAGATCGACTGGCTGCCGCTCTCGCTCGGTGCGCTGCGCCCGACCCAGGGGCGCACGCTCGCCGTCATGCAGGTCTCGGGCGGGTCACAAAGTTTCAACGCGGTCAACACGCTTCGCTTGCTCGGGCGCTGGATGCGGATGGTCACCATCCCCAACCAGTCCAGCGTCGCCAAGGCCTATGAGCAGTTCGACGAGGCCGGGCGGATGCTGCCCTCGCCCTATTACGACCGCTTGGTGGACGTGATGGAAGAGCTGGTCCGCTTTACCTGGCTGCTCCGCGACCGCGCCGATTATCTCACCGACCGCTATAGCGAGCGGAAAGAGGCGTTTTGCCTGCCAAGCCGGCTCTGA